From the genome of Eucalyptus grandis isolate ANBG69807.140 chromosome 2, ASM1654582v1, whole genome shotgun sequence, one region includes:
- the LOC120290414 gene encoding uncharacterized protein LOC120290414 — MSKRLLLGDQRRFRNRRTRMKVTAKTRSFSKKMEKVFICLWWVFLIARTAAVRKPPVCTGLRRSAVLGEISIEEQELSASRTPASRMANTLEFYFSIFQLIFLQMADMAITSVSLKENYKIH, encoded by the coding sequence ATGAGCAAGAGGCTTTTGCTCGGGGACCAGAGGAGGTTCCGGAATCGTCGCACCCGGATGAAGGTAACTGCAAAAACTCGatctttttcaaagaaaatggagaaagttTTCATCTGTCTTTGGTGGGTTTTCTTGATCGCGCGAACTGCGGCGGTGAGGAAGCCCCCGGTTTGTACCGGTTTGCGGCGCTCCGCCGTCCTCGGTGAGATCTCCATCGAGGAGCAGGAGCTCTCTGCATCGAGGACGCCTGCTTCAAGGATGGCCAACACTCTAGAGttctacttttcaatttttcagcttatttttcttcaaatggcTGACATGGCAATCACGTCGGTCTCTCTtaaggaaaattataaaatccaTTAA
- the LOC104425029 gene encoding glutamine synthetase leaf isozyme, chloroplastic, protein MAQIMAPTTQCQMRITKHSLNASPMTAKTWSSLLLKQKKSGNTKSLSKFRVYALKSENSTINRLENLLNLDVTPYTDKIIAEYIWIGGSGIDLRSKSRTISRPVEHPSELPKWNYDGSSTGQAPGEDSEVILYPQAIFKDPFRGGNNILVICDTYTPAGEPIPTNKRARAAEIFSNQKVINEVPWYGIEQEYTLMQTNVRWPLGWPVGGYPGPQGPYYCGVGADKSFGRDISDAHYKACLYAGINISGTNGEVMPGQWEYQVGPSVGIEAGDHIWCSRYLLERITEQTGVVLTLDPKPIEGDWNGAGCHTNYSTKSMREEGGFEVIKKAILNLSLRHKEHISAYGEGNERRLTGKHETASINTFSWGVANRGCSIRVGRDTEKQGKGYLEDRRPASNMDPYIVTSLLAETTLLWEPTLEAEALAAQKLSLKV, encoded by the exons ATGGCGCAGATTATGGCACCGACGACACAATGCCAGATGAGGATCACAAAGCACTCGCTGAATGCCAGTCCCATGACAGCAAAAACATGGAGTTCTCTCTTGCTCAAACAGAAGAAGAGTGGGAACACTAAGAGCCTTTCTAAGTTCAGGGTGTATGCTTTGAAGTCTGAGAACAGTACTATTAACAGGCTTGAGAATCTTCTCAACTTGGACGTCACACCCTACACTGATAAGATAATTGCAGAATACATTTG GATCGGAGGATCTGGCATAGATCTGCGCAGCAAATCAAGG ACGATCTCTCGACCTGTTGAGCACCCGTCTGAACTTCCAAAGTGGAACTACGATGGATCAAGTACTGGTCAAGCTCCTGGGGAGGATAGTGAAGTGATCTTATA CCCTCAAGCAATTTTCAAGGATCCTTTCCGAGGTGGCAACAATATCTTG GTTATTTGTGATACGTACACTCCAGCTGGCGAGCCGATCCCAACTAACAAACGTGCCAGGGCTGCTGAAATTTTCAGTAACCAAAAGGTTATCAATGAAGTTCCATG GTATGGGATTGAGCAAGAGTACACCCTAATGCAGACAAATGTTCGATGGCCACTGGGTTGGCCTGTTGGAGGATATCCAGGTCCCCAG GGGCCTTATTACTGTGGTGTTGGGGCTGATAAGTCATTCGGCCGAGACATATCCGATGCTCACTACAAGGCTTGCTTATATGCTGGTATCAACATTAGTGGCACCAATGGAGAGGTGATGCCGGGCCAG TGGGAATACCAAGTGGGACCAAGTGTGGGAATTGAAGCGGGAGATCATATATGGTGTTCAAGATACCTTCTCGAG AGAATAACTGAGCAAACTGGTGTTGTCCTGACGTTAGATCCTAAGCCGATCGAG GGTGACTGGAATGGTGCAGGTTGCCACACCAACTACAG TACAAAAAGTATGAGAGAAGAAGGAGGCTTTGAAGTGATAAAGAAGGCAATTCTGAATCTCTCACTTCGCCATAAGGAGCACATTAGTGCCTATGGAGAAGGAAATGAGAGAAGGTTGACCGGAAAGCATGAAACAGCCAGCATCAACACATTTTCTTGG GGAGTTGCCAATCGTGGTTGCTCTATCCGTGTGGGCCGTGACACTGAGAAGCAAGGAAAAG GTTACTTGGAAGACAGGCGTCCAGCCTCAAACATGGACCCATATATCGTGACCTCATTACTTGCTGAAACTACACTTTTATGGGAGCCCACCCTTGAGGCTGAAGCTCTTGCTGCTCAGAAGCTATCTTTGAAGGTCTAA